In Helianthus annuus cultivar XRQ/B chromosome 8, HanXRQr2.0-SUNRISE, whole genome shotgun sequence, a single genomic region encodes these proteins:
- the LOC110901439 gene encoding neutral ceramidase 2 — translation MHQNPFIFFLFTLLIYLLPSRATADYLIGVGSYDSTGPAAGVNMMGYANLDQSTAGIHFRLRARAFIVAESLDGPRFAFVNLDAGMASQLVTITVLDRLSKRFGNLYNEDNVAISGTHTHAGPGGYLQYVVYSVTSLGFIPQSFDAIVTAIEMSILQAHKNLKSGSIFINTGDLDNAGVNRSPSAYLFNPPDERARYPRDVDTLMILLKFVDATSQKSIGAFTWFATHGTSMSKDNTLVSGDNKGAAARFFEDWFTSTSTNSTTFNTQDDISVLINKASEIKATGGQPCGQTSSQGFKVRKNDGGSRFVGAFCQSNVGDVSPNVLGAFCIDTGLPCDFNHSSCNGNDQLCIGRGPGYPDEIKSTKIIGERQFHKAVELFTSAKEQLTGKIDYRHVYLNFTNIKVTLAGNKTAKTCPAALGPGFAAGTTDGPGAFGFQQGDTKINEFWKRVRDFLKKPSDYQVDCQKPKPVLLSTGEMFFPYAWAPAIVPIQILRIGKLVILSVPGEFTTMSGRRLRESVKQTLITNGNGEFDNDTHVVIAGLTNTYSQYIATPEEYKQQRYEGASTLYGPHTLSAYIQEFNKLAESMAKGRKIVPKGPSPPDLSSVQLKLLPDPSGDSPPPGVKFGNMKHDVSIPKSGSFQKGDKPSAVFWSPNPRYDLLTEGTYAVVEMLQGEKWIPAYDDDDFSLFFKWNIDNGSSYGLASLEWEVPDSASNGVYRFRHFGSSKKTIGSTTEYFTGASSAFAVS, via the exons ATGCATCAAAAtcctttcattttctttcttttcaCTCTACTCATCTATCTTTTGCCATCTCGGGCAACCGCGGATTATTTGATTGGAGTTGGAAGCTATGACAGCACCGGACCGGCTGCAGGAGTTAATATGATGGGGTATGCAAATTTGGACCAAAGCACTGCTGGAATACATTTCAGGCTAAGAGCACGAGCATTCATCGTAGCGGAGAGCTTAGATGGACCACGATTCGCTTTTGTAAATCTTGACGCTGGAATGGCGTCACAACTTGTCACGATTACTGTCCTTGATAGGCTATCCAAAAG GTTTGGGAACTTATACAACGAAGATAACGTAGCTATTAGTGGGACCCACACTCATGCTGGGCCAGGAGGGTACTTGCAGTACGTGGTTTACTCTGTGACATCACTTGGCTTCATTCCTCAATCGTTTGATGCAATTGTTACAGCCATTGAAATGAGCATTCTTCAAGCTCACAAAAATCTTAAATCTGGTTCCATTTTCATCAACACAG GGGATCTGGATAATGCGGGAGTAAACAGGAGCCCAAGTGCATATTTGTTTAACCCTCCAGATGAGAGGGCTCGATATCCAAGAGATGTGGATACACTAATGATACTTTTGAAGTTTGTGGATGCTACAAGTCAGAAAAGCATTGGAGCTTTCACATGGTTTGCAACTCATGGAACCTCTATGAGCAAAGACAACACACTAGTTAGTGGTGACAACAAGGGTGCTGCTGCTAGGTTCTTTGAAGATTGGTTCACTTCCACTAGTACCAACTCAACTACTTTTAACACACAAG ATGATATCAGTGTCTTGATAAACAAAGCGTCGGAGATCAAAGCCACGGGAGGTCAGCCTTGTGGCCAAACATCGAGTCAAGGGTTTAAGGTGAGGAAGAATGATGGCGGGTCGAGATTTGTTGGAGCGTTTTGTCAATCGAATGTAGGAGACGTTAGTCCTAATGTGTTGGGAGCGTTTTGCATCGATACCGGATTACCTTGTGATTTTAATCACTCCTCTTGCAATGGAAACGACCAGCTTTGTATCGGTCGTGGTCCAGG GTACCCAGATGAAATAAAGAGTACAAAAATAATAGGGGAGAGACAGTTTCATAAGGCAGTTGAGTTATTCACTTCTGCTAAAGAACAGTTAACCGGAAAAATTGACTACCGCCATGTGTACTTAAACTTCACCAATATTAAAGTAACATTGGCCGGTAACAAGACCGCGAAAACATGTCCCGCAGCCTTAGGCCCGGGATTTGCTGCAGGAACTACTGATGGTCCTGGTGCTTTTGGATTCCAACAAGGCGATACTAAG ATTAACGAGTTCTGGAAAAGAGTAAGAGATTTCCTGAAGAAACCAAGCGATTATCAAGTCGATTGTCAAAAGCCGAAGCCAGTTCTACTCTCCACAGGAGAGATGTTTTTCCCTTACGCGTGGGCG CCAGCAATTGTTCCTATTCAAATCCTGAGAATTGGGAAACTAGTCATACTATCGGTTCCTGGAG AATTCACAACAATGTCGGGTAGAAGATTACGAGAATCGGTGAAGCAAACACTCATAACTAATGGAAACGGTGAATTTGACAATGATACGCATGTCGTGATAGCAGGATTGACCAACACATACTCGCAATACATCGCGACCCCTGAAGAATATAAACAACAAAGATACGAG GGTGCATCAACGCTATACGGTCCTCATACTCTATCAGCATACATCCAAGAATTCAACAAGTTAGCAGAGTCAATGGCGAAAGGGCGTAAGATAGTTCCCAAAGGCCCATCACCACCTGATCTTTCGTCCGTCCAACTGAAACTCCTACCCGACCCTTCTGGCGACTCACCACCACCAGGCGTGAAATTTGGTAATATGAAACACGACGTTTCCATTCCAAAAAGTGGCTCCTTTCAAAAAGGGGACAAACCGAGCGCAGTGTTTTGGAGTCCAAACCCAAGATATGATCTATTAACCGAAGGCACGTATGCTGTAGTTGAGATGCTTCAAGGAGAGAAATGGATCCCAGCCTATGACGACGACGATTTCAGCTTGTTTTTCAAGTGGAACATAGATAATGGTAGTAGTTATGGATTGGCTAGTCTTGAATGGGAAGTGCCTGATTCAGCTAGTAACGGGGTTTATAGGTTCAGACACTTTGGTTCATCTAAGAAAACCATCGGTTCAACAACAGAATATTTTACAGGCGCATCAAGTGCATTTGCAGTGTCGTAA